A segment of the Hallerella succinigenes genome:
GCGGAACGGCTTGAAATTCCGATTACGATTTTTGAAACGGATATTTTTGAACAGACGGACAAGGTGGAACATTCGCCGTGCTACGTTTGTGCGCGCATGCGCCGTGGACATTTGTACAGCCAGGCGAGAAAACTCGGTTGTAATAAGATTGCATTAGGACATCATTTTTCTGACGTGATCGAAACGACAGTGATGAGTATGTTCTACGCTTCGCAGCTCCAGGGAATGCTTCCCATGCTCCGCAGTCAAAATTACCCGGGAATGACGCTTATCCGTCCGCTGTACAAGATTCACGAAGACGATATCATCGCCTGGAGCCGTGCCAATAATTTGAACTTTATCCAGTGTGCTTGCCGTTTTACAGAAAAGAATTTTGAAAATGAAGATGGCTCCGGTTCGAGCAAGCGTCAAGAAGTCAAAGAGATTATTCGCAAATTGAAGCGTGACAATCCGAATATTGAAAAGAGCATTTTCAACAGTCTTCATGCGGTTTGCATTGAAACGTTCCCAGGTTTTAAGGCGAATGGAAAGCCGCATTCCTTTTTGGAACGCTTCGACGAAGAAAATTCCGAACTTTCATGATTGCGTGCCAAAAAAATGCGGTTGCAAACGTCGCCAAGACGCGAGCCAATATCGGCTGTGGAGTAAAGCCGTAAAGGATCCGCATGCGTTAGTCTGCGAAAAGATGTAAAAGAATGGGTGTGATGACCGAGGTGATGACACCTGTAACGCCAATGGCGAGGGAGCTCATCGCACCTTGAGTTTCACCCATTTCCAAAGCTTTAGCAGTGCCGACTGCATGCGAAGCCGTTCCCACGGCAATGCCTTGCGCCACGGGATGCTTGATTTTGCAGACTCGGCAGATGATCGGGGCAACGACGCCGCCCGTAATTCCTGTAATCACAATGGATGCGATTGTAATCGCCGGGATGCCACCGATGCTTTTCGAAAGTTCAACGCCCATCGGAATCGTGATGGACTTGGGTAAAAGTGAAAATTTTAACACGTCTTCAATTTGGAAAATTCCTGCGCAGAGCGTTACAATGGCGAAAGAGGTTAAGGTTCCCACGAGGATTCCGATCAAAATTGGAACGAGATGCGCTTTCAGCTTATCGAGCTGCTTGTAGAGCGGCACGGCGAGTACTGCTGTTGCAGGGCCAAGGAAAATCGAAATATAATCACCGCCGAGATTATAAGTTTCCAGTTTGATTCCGCTGATGAGTAAGAAGCCGATGATCAAAACGGCAGCGATCATCATCGGGTTGCAAATCGAAAGCTTGAATTTTCGACTGCAGGCGACGCCGACTTCATAAGCGACGATCGTCAAGACAATTCCAAAAAAAGGAGTGTTCAAAACTTCACGCATCTTTTTTCCTCTTTTTCTGGACGTTTACCATAATGTCGGTGACTTTGCCAGTGACGGCGAACGTAACGATTGTCGCAAGGACGCTGAGCAAAAAGAAAAGGATCAAATTGCCCTTCAGTACACCGTAAACGGCCAAAATGCCAATGGTCGGCGGAAGAAAAAAGAAGGGGAGCCGCTTCAGGAAAAAATCCGACATCTCTGCAATTTGATCCACTTTGACGAGTTTTGTACAAAGTAACAAAAAGAGGATCAGCATGGCTAAAATATTACCGGGCAGGGGGATTCCGCAAACTCGGTGAAGAAAATCTCCGATGAAGCAAACGGAAAGAATCAGAGCTAATTGGAGTAGTAAACGCATTGTGCGCCAAAGATAAAATTTTTATTTTTATGGCTATGAATATTTTTGACAAATTGGGGCAAGTTTTGCCCTCCGTAGAAAGTCCCGCCCGTTATATGGGCGGAGAAGCGAATAGCATTGTGAAAGACCCTTCTAAAATGGTGGGAACTTGTGCTTTTGTTTTTCCCGATTTGTACGAAATAGGCCTTTCGAATAATGGCTTGCGCATTTTGTATCACGTGGTGAACCGTGAACCGGATTTGTACATGGAAGTGGCGTTCGCTCCGTGGGACGATATGGCGGAACAGATGCGCAAACATGATATTCCGCTGTACACGCATGCGACTTGGAAACCTGTCCGCGAATTTGATGTGGTCGGCATGTCACTCCAGTCGGAACTCAATTTTACCAATGTGCCGTATGTGCTTGAACTCGCCGGCATCAGCGCCTTCTCCAAAGATCGTAAAGAAGACGATCCGATTATTTTGGCGGGTGGTCCTGCAATGGCGAACCCTGAACCTGTCGCCGATTTTTTTGATGCGTTCAATATTGGCGATGGCGAAGAGATGTTCCCGAAGATCGTGCGGACAGTGGGGGAATGTAGAAGAAAAGGGATGCGCCGATTTGAAATTTTGGAAGCGATTTCAAAAATCGACGGTGTGTACGTTCCAGTATTTCGCCAAGTCGTCGAGGGGGAATATAAACAGCTCGTTCCGGCAGAACCCGCTGTAGGCTCTTACGAACATACAAACGGTGTGCGTCGCATTTTTATTCCAGAACTCAAAAAAGAAGATTACCCGGTCAAGAATTTAATCCCGAACATGCGCTTGGTTCACAACCGCTTTAGTGTGGAAGTGATGCGAGGCTGTGCGCAGGGTTGCCGATTCTGCCAGGCGGGTGTTTGGTACAGACCGTGCCGCGAACTCAATCCGGATGATGTGATAGATCTTGCGAAGGAAGGTTTAAAGGCGACAGGTGAACAGGAACTCGGCCTTTTGAGCCTTTCCACGGCAGACTATAAGCCGATTGAATCGTTGACGGATTCGATTATCGATGACGCTTTCTTTGACAATGTGGACGTGTCGCTTCCGAGTATTCGCGTCAGCAGCTTCGGTCAGCACCTCGCAGAAAAAGTCGCCGCCTTGAAGGGTGGACGCAGTGCGACCTTTGCACCGGAAACCGGTTCGGAACGTATCCGCAAGATGATCAACAAGACGATCACCGATGAAGACATGTACAGTGCGGCGGACTATGCTTTTTCTTCGGGCTTGAACAAGATCAAGCTTTATACGATGATAGGCTTTCCGACAGAAGACGATGCCGATATGGAAGCTTTTTGCAATCTCATCGAGAACCTGGTGAAGATCGGTCGTAAGCACATGCGTGGATTCCAGATTTCCGTGAGCATGGGTATTCTCATACCGAAGTCTTTCACGGGCTTACAGTGGGCTGGCTTTATGGATGAGGAAACGTCTTGGAATCATATCCAGTATGTGCGCAAGCGGTTCTTTAAGCATCCGAATGTGAAGGTGCAGTGGGCGGACTGGAATACATCTCGCCTGGAAGCGTTCTATAGCCGTGGCGACCGTTCTCTTGCCCCGATGATTTATGAAGCCTATAAGCGCGGTATGATCTTCGAAAGTGATGGACATCGCATTCGGGCCAAGGACTGGGAAAAAATTTGGGAAGACTTCCATTATGACGTCAGCTGGATTTACGAAACCCGTCAAAAGGATTCCGTTTTTCCGTGGGACTTTATGCACATCGGTGTTACCAAGTCCTTCCTCTGGAGAGAGTATCAGAAAGGCTTTAACCCGGAAATTTTGAAAACGGCAAAGCCCGTTCCGAACTGCAAATGGGGCGATTGCCTACATTGCGGAATTCCGGGGAGCGGTAAGGAAGTTCGACTGGCGAATAATCCGGTTCGTTACGCAGCACCGAGCCGTACACCGGAAGAAATCAAGAAGCTTGTGGCGGAACGTCGCCCGGTTTACGATCAGCGGTACGCGTACAAGATTACGTTCCAAAAGACAGGTCTTAGCCGTTTCCTTCCGCACCAAAACATGCTCAGCGCGTTCGTGCGTTCCTTTGGAAAGGCAGAAGTTCCGCTCCGCTACAGTGAAGGCTTTAGCCCGAAACCGCGCATCATCAACATGGGCGCTCTACCGCTGGGTCTCGAAACGGTCTGCGAAATCCTCGGCGTGGAAACCTTAAAACCGTTGGATCTTTCGCCAGAAAATCTGCCGAAACTGATGGAAACTTTGAGCGAACCGTTTCCAATGGGCATGAAGGTTTTGAATATTGAACCGCTTACGTACAAGCTCTCTTCTCGCTGTCCGAAGTCGATGACGTATTCCTTTAAGCCAGA
Coding sequences within it:
- a CDS encoding tRNA lysidine(34) synthetase, with protein sequence MHLTFAEMAERSISKRFRSKLWSPFVSAIKTYRMIDAGDKIAVCISGGKDSMLLAKMMQMLHRYTEKPFELKFLVMDPGYNPQNREKIEANAERLEIPITIFETDIFEQTDKVEHSPCYVCARMRRGHLYSQARKLGCNKIALGHHFSDVIETTVMSMFYASQLQGMLPMLRSQNYPGMTLIRPLYKIHEDDIIAWSRANNLNFIQCACRFTEKNFENEDGSGSSKRQEVKEIIRKLKRDNPNIEKSIFNSLHAVCIETFPGFKANGKPHSFLERFDEENSELS
- a CDS encoding LrgB family protein; translated protein: MREVLNTPFFGIVLTIVAYEVGVACSRKFKLSICNPMMIAAVLIIGFLLISGIKLETYNLGGDYISIFLGPATAVLAVPLYKQLDKLKAHLVPILIGILVGTLTSFAIVTLCAGIFQIEDVLKFSLLPKSITIPMGVELSKSIGGIPAITIASIVITGITGGVVAPIICRVCKIKHPVAQGIAVGTASHAVGTAKALEMGETQGAMSSLAIGVTGVITSVITPILLHLFAD
- a CDS encoding CidA/LrgA family protein translates to MRLLLQLALILSVCFIGDFLHRVCGIPLPGNILAMLILFLLLCTKLVKVDQIAEMSDFFLKRLPFFFLPPTIGILAVYGVLKGNLILFFLLSVLATIVTFAVTGKVTDIMVNVQKKRKKDA
- a CDS encoding TIGR03960 family B12-binding radical SAM protein, translating into MPSVESPARYMGGEANSIVKDPSKMVGTCAFVFPDLYEIGLSNNGLRILYHVVNREPDLYMEVAFAPWDDMAEQMRKHDIPLYTHATWKPVREFDVVGMSLQSELNFTNVPYVLELAGISAFSKDRKEDDPIILAGGPAMANPEPVADFFDAFNIGDGEEMFPKIVRTVGECRRKGMRRFEILEAISKIDGVYVPVFRQVVEGEYKQLVPAEPAVGSYEHTNGVRRIFIPELKKEDYPVKNLIPNMRLVHNRFSVEVMRGCAQGCRFCQAGVWYRPCRELNPDDVIDLAKEGLKATGEQELGLLSLSTADYKPIESLTDSIIDDAFFDNVDVSLPSIRVSSFGQHLAEKVAALKGGRSATFAPETGSERIRKMINKTITDEDMYSAADYAFSSGLNKIKLYTMIGFPTEDDADMEAFCNLIENLVKIGRKHMRGFQISVSMGILIPKSFTGLQWAGFMDEETSWNHIQYVRKRFFKHPNVKVQWADWNTSRLEAFYSRGDRSLAPMIYEAYKRGMIFESDGHRIRAKDWEKIWEDFHYDVSWIYETRQKDSVFPWDFMHIGVTKSFLWREYQKGFNPEILKTAKPVPNCKWGDCLHCGIPGSGKEVRLANNPVRYAAPSRTPEEIKKLVAERRPVYDQRYAYKITFQKTGLSRFLPHQNMLSAFVRSFGKAEVPLRYSEGFSPKPRIINMGALPLGLETVCEILGVETLKPLDLSPENLPKLMETLSEPFPMGMKVLNIEPLTYKLSSRCPKSMTYSFKPEVLPEGLVEKFQSKTLPIVLNHRGHEVNLNAHILDLQICDGRIFMRVKCNEQGGTASPYPLFGGLMGVKTATATVDDVTRQYLIRKESMEFED